Within the Mustela lutreola isolate mMusLut2 chromosome 2, mMusLut2.pri, whole genome shotgun sequence genome, the region CTGACTTCGGAGAGTCAGCTTGGGCACCATCTCCCCAGGAAGCCACTCTTCTTCAGCTTACAATGGCCGGAGGAGAAGGGACTTGCTCTTCTCCTCTAGGCTGGTGGAACTCTCTACCCTCGGTAACCCTAGAACTCGGGGATCACCTCCCTCCCTTACACACAGTGGCTCCCTGAGGACACAGCTTGCCTctgtgagagagaggaaagcaaagcatCTTAACTATTTTCTACTTCTCAGACTTAATTCTTTTGAGTTCTGCTTCCTCATCCTTGAAATGGAGATTATGCTGCTCTCCCCCCCAGGGTGGTATTTAGTAATGAGGTAACCCTGGCATGCAGTGTCCACTCCACTGGAAGACAGAGCACAGATTTGGAAAACGGATGCATCATGGGCAGCTGGGGTTCCTTTTGTGCTTGTCTGATGAGAACACAGCCTTGGCTCACCCTCGCCTGTGTTGATAGGACATTTAGCACAGCAGGGAGTGCTTCTGCAGTGGACACAGCCTGGAGGATGGTGGCCCCTGTAAGACCAGCACCAGCTGCTGTGGTAGAGGGGGCGAGTCACCAGGGGGCGCTCATGCCCAGCCCGCGTGGCGAGGGCTCTACAAAGCACTCCTAGTTCTTTTCTGCCAGTTCCTGGGCCTGATGCTTGAGGATCCGAGCATTCATCTTGGTTTTCCAGCGGTAGGTAGGGACAGAGTCTCAGCTGCCTAAGCTAGAGCTCAGGACTCAACCTCTTTCCCAGCCCACTACTCTAAGAAGCCTGTCACTATCTCCTACCCCCTAAATATGTCTGCATCCACCCACTCTTCTCCATGCCCTCTGCCAAGGTCTTGGTCGGGACTGCCGCTGCTTGATCCTAActggcttccagcctccagtccATTGCTCCCCAGGCAGCCTGCATGATTCTTCTACAGTGAAACTCTGATCACCTCACTCCCGTGATACAAAGTCGGCCAAGGCTTCCCGTGGAACAAAACCAAACTCCTCATAGTGAGGCAGAAGGTCCCAGGCCTTGCCTATCTTTCTCCATCCCCTAACTGCCTTCCTCTCCTGGGTTCAGTCTTCCTCCTTGAGCTCCTCCTTGGGAGGATTTGCATTTCTTCAAGCACCAGGccttttcttgcctcttcctTTTCCATCTGCTGTTCCCTTTGCCAGGAAACCTTTGTTTCCCAAACCACAGCATCTACCCTTTGCCTGGCTAATTTCAGCTCCTCCTTGAAGTCCTGGCCTCTACGTCCCTTCTGGGAAGCCTTTCGGATTCTCACGCCGGGTAAGAGCTGCACCTCTCTGGGATCCCACGGCAGCCTGTGTCTCCCCATCACAGTGCTGCCTTGATGGTACTGGGTGTAAGGGCACCACGGTGGCCCCAGCCCCCAACCCATGCCTGGTGTTGAGCGGGTGCTCAAATATTTGCTGACTGAATGTGAATTATGCACAAACACAAAACATAGTAGAAATTGAATCAGACATCTAAGGCTTGCCTGTGGGGCTAAAGGGAGACTTGACCTGCTTTTCTatctgggaggaaatatttgaacAACCTGAAGCAAATCCAATAACACTGCCTCATTACATTTTTCCCTAAGAGCTGTCAGCAAGACTGCTTTGGAGTTAAGTCCTTTAATTAAAATACCCTGGACGAAAGCCTTGGAAGTGAAACGAGGGCAGCCACGGAGCCGGGCTGGGGAATAATGGCAGAGCTCAGATTTGCTCAGCGTGACGGTCTGCTCGGGAATCAAACAGGTCCCTTTCAGCTGGCGCTTCAGCTGAGGGGCAGCTCACCTTAGCCGTCTGGAGGTGTATGACCGTGGTCTGGTTCCATGCCTCAGCCCAGTCAGCCCCAGATCGTATCAGAGTCTCTAGGTGATGCGCTGAGTCCTTTATGAGCCTGAaggccagaggaaaaaaaaaaaaggttccattTCCTGACTCAGTGGGAAGGACACTGGTGGAGTCTGGTCTCAGGCTACCTGGGAATCCCTCAGAAGTAGAAATGCAGTCATTCCCATTGATTGACTATTGGTTTGTGTTGCAAAGCTAAATGGTGACTATACATTCTCTCTCTAACCCTTGTAAGGCTAGGCATTCTCAATTTACAACGGGGAAAGCTGAGTCCCAGACTGGCTCACTTCACCGGTCTGGGGTCACACAGTAAAGGGTAGAGCTGTCCTGACCTTGGAGCTGGAAAGCCTCAGGGCTCCGGGGGCGGGCACTGACCCTCCTTTCTAATGCAGACGCCACCTTATGTCAGTGTTTCCACACCATCCCTTGACTGCCTTCTGTGGCTGAGCAAGGACAATGGTTTTCCTGTAAAGGCTACTGATACCTGTCAGTCACCTGGTCTGTTCCAGGTTCTACCTAAGGGACCTTAAAAggctagaaaagaaaagaaaactaaacaaactCTTGTCCCCCAAACCACTAAGTCGGTCATTTGCCACGTACATaacctttattcttttattttctattccctGCCCATCCACTCATGACCCTTGGAATTTCTACGCAAAACACACTGTTTATTAAgcaatatttatcttttcttactTGTCAGGGAGTAGATAAACAGATGTCACATCGAATTCCAAGCAAAATTCAATATAATGGCATTTTAACTACCCCGAAAAGCTTTACTGGGCACTCACCACCTCCCCCAACTAAAACATTAGTTCTGTAAGGCCTGGGCTTTTTGCGACTGGTTTCCTGATAAATCCAAAATGCCTGGAATAGTGCCTGGTGCCCTGTAGGCACTtagtatttgtggaataaataaatgaatgtccaAAGTTGCTTGTGATCTTGAAATAATTATTAGCCATTCTTTCGACCACAGGTAAGGGTATAAGACCTCTTTTCATATGCTGATAATATTTCTTCCAGCttgttttggtgttttatttttaaatttctattttttttaaagattttatttatttatttgacagagacagagatcacaagtaggcagagaggcaggcagtggtggCATTGGGGGACGGAGCaggctcccaccaagcagagagcccaactcggggctccatcccaggaccctgagacatgacctgagccgaaggcagaggctttaacccactgagccacccaggtgccccagtttgtgggatattttaaatacagtattggtatttattatttatcattatttacaTACTGATACATTTGTGGTATTTACAAATGGGCACATTCATTGCACTGCAAATCACAGTAAGAGCCTAAAGATAGAAaaagttcagggcgcctgggtggctcagttggttgagctgctgacttcagctcaggtcatggtctcaggaacACGCCACTGCTCactggggagttggcttctctctctgcccctgccctgctcatgctcttgctctctcactcttacataaataaaatcttttttttttgaaagattttatttatttatttgagagagagagagacagtgagagagagcatgagaggcgaggtcagagggagaagcagactccccatggagctgggagcctgatgtgggactcgatcctgggactccgggaccgtgacctgagctgaaggcagtcgctcaaccaactgagccacacaggcgctccccccaaaaaaattcttaaaaaaaaaaaaagaatttccttgcACTAGCCAGAGGGGTGATGTCCTTCTACCAGCTCGGCCAGGATGGGGAAGTGATGGTGGCTCATGGATgtggcttccccttctctgcccatGGTGGCAGGAACCGAGAGGACCGAGGTTGGCGAGGGGGGTTCTTCTCAGAGGAGTATCCACGAATGCTCACCCAGCCCTGCTCCAAAGGCCCTAGTGTGGGAAGGAGCCTGCCCGCAGGTCGAATGGCCAATTTCTTACTCACCTGGCTGCCACGTGTGCCCAGGCGGTGGTGTAGAGTTTTGGGTGGAGGAAGTCAGCTGCTTTCTGGGCTGGGCACCTGGCCAGGTAGGGTGCAGTCAGGTATGCAACAGACGGAGGGAGAGACTTCTGTGTGGAGCCTGGGATCGCCTGAGTTTGCAGGTAGTTTTTCACTAgaaacctgggggtgggggcgggggaaacAGGTAAGCAGTGGGGAAAACACGCAGTCTTATACTCCCTACGGGAGAACTGGGGCCATGCAGGCTCCTGCCCCTCCCATGGTCATGCTCACTCCAGAGCCCCCTGAGCCCACCTGCTGTGAGGCCCTCAGAAAAAAGCACCCTGAGGCTGTAGTCTCTTCCCTAGGGAAAGGAGGCTGGAACTGCAGAGCTGCGCAGACACTCAGATCCAGAATGTAAACCCTTTTGGTATCTGAGCAAACAGAATCCTTTCTCCTGGTTAGGATCTTGGGATTTGGGGATTTGTGCTCAACTGTACAGTGACGGCAGAAATCAAATTTTCTTGCTTGAGAAAGAACAGGGGTTAAGAATGCTAACATGAGTGGAGAGTTACAGGTGACTCTCGGCTTCTTTCCTCTGACGACCCAGTGGTTaaaggctctgggctcagccaaCCCTGGATTTCCAGGGCAGCTCTACAGATACCTCTGGCTGGTCCAAGTTACCTCATCtcccttggcctcagtttctccatctctagatggggataataacagtcACTTGACAGAAGGTTTGTGAAAACTGGAAATATTTGTAATGCTCCTATAATGATGGGGCACTGCATGTCTAATACAGGATATTGTAGCCCCCTTATCATTTGAGAAAACCTCCCATAATACTCTAGGGACGGGAAAGGCCTTGTCAGTCcgagcccccccaacccccaacccccagaagAGAATGAACAGAATCCTCCACTTTGCGCGGAGGCAAATgctgcctcccttcctgcctctcacgTGGGAGGCTCTGCGGGCAAGCCCGGTGCTAAACCCGGGGACCCGCGGTGAGCAAGCCCCTCAAAACTCGGGCTCACAGAGAACAGCCCATCGCTCAGTGCAGGCCTGGCGTGTTCAGTCGGGGCGGGCAGCTAAGCCGGGACCCGAGGGCTGAGAGGAGCGGTGGGGTCCAGCAGGCTGGGGTAGAGCTCTCGGGGGAGGGAAGCTCCGGGAGCCTGTGATGGGAAACAGGAACCGGGTccagctggggaagggagagcaCGAGGGGAAGCGGGAGCACGTGGGGCAAGGGGAGCACGAGGGGGAGGAAGAGCACGTGGGAAGGGAGGCGGGGTCAGGGGCGGGGCAGGCCGCAGGGAGCAGGTGCAGCCTGGCGTTTCCCCGTGAGCTGTGGGGAGCCCCTGAAGGCTGTGAAACAAGGGAAAGCCGTGCTCCTGTCCCGCCTACCGAAAGCTCGGGGTGGACTGGAGACTGTGCGCGGTCGGCCTCTGCTCGCTCGGCGCCGCCCGGTGCCCGCCCCCGCCGGCGGCCTCAGGTGCTGCTTCAGCCCACGCAGGGGCCTTACCTGGCCATCTGCAGGTAGAGTACAGTGTTGTCACCCTCGTAGGTGCAGGAGGCTGTCACTCTGGTGACCAGAGAGGGCAGGCCGCTCAGCTTTGAGTAGCCGTGGCCGCCGCAGGCTCGGCGGCACAGCTCGGAACCCTGGAAGCACAAGTCTGACGTCATGGCCTTGATGCCTGCGCTCAGGGCGTGAAGCTGCAAGAACAGGGGATCGCGGTGAGTCAGGGGGCCCTCCAGGAACAACCATGCCTCCCActcactgagcacctgctgtatgccCATGACAACCCTGTGAAGTAAGAAAGATTTCCCTCGAAACTTCACGGAggaggctgaggctcagagatgttatgtgacttgcccaaggtcctacGATGAGGCAGTGTAGCTGTAGGCGCAGTAAAAACAAAGGGAACCTGTCCTCGCCAGCGTCTCCAGGATCTCGGGAAGACGGGCCTTCCTGGAGTGGGCTCTCCATCATCTAGGAGTTATGGATTTTGCTGGCAAGTGGAATTTTTGGAGAGCAGGCCTGGGACCGTGGAGGTCCACCATCAACCCCAGTGGTCTGGGTTGTAGGAGGGGCAGCCGCGCAGCAGACCTGTTTGAGCTTTGGGTTCTTGAAAGCCCTTACCCATCTTTCAGGCTTCTAAGTCCTTGGGAGGAAGGTCATAACCCGTAATCTCTCTGTGCTTTACTTtcccaatctgtaaaatggaactacAAATGGGGCCAGTGGCACAACTGGAAGGATTAATGAACCAATGCTTATGAAGCCCATGGTCTGGTGGACAGAACCTCAGTGTATATCTAAGTCCATAATCCTTCATTCGAGACCTTTTGGGGCCAGATGGGTTTTGGAATTggtattttttggattttagaaaGCTAAGGCAGAGCACACTGAAGGCAGATCATATATAATACCCGGCAAAGTCTGGGGCAGGCTTAGTGATCATACTCATTAGTATTTTGGCTGCAAAAGGTATACATATCCAGTGAGATATATCAGATCAATTCAGGTCATACCATGCCACCAAATATGTTCTCAACGATGGTAATTTTTCAGAGCTTTTTAGGTTTCAAATTCACACCAGGGATTGTGTTCCTGGGTTCTATGTTTTATGTGTGATTATTCCCTCTAGCATTTCTGGAGCTTTCTGGAGGCCATATGTAGGTAGATTTATATGTTGGGGTACAGTTTGCCCTGGGTGCCCTGGGATattgggaggctgggggaaggagTAAAAGGAGTTATGGGAACAAGAGTGGGGCTGCTTCCCAGTGGGAGGAACAATTTCAGCCATCTTACCagctcctaccccccccccccccagcagagaGCAGGTACCTCTGGCAGGTTGCTGAAGTCTTTGTTCCGAATGGCATCGTAGGAGCTGTGCAAGAATTTCAAGAGGTTGCTCGCCAGGAAATGGAATGCATAGGCTGTGGCCAGCTGAGGGAGGAGTTTCTGCTGCTGCGTCTGGTAGTCCAGGATTTTTGCCTCTGGGTCGCTgaggagaggaaaaacagaaggtTTAGAAGATCACTACAGCTCCCTCAACTTCCTATATCCCCAGAGCCATAAGAGGTGTAAAAACTGATAGTTTTTTATAACTCACTGCAAAACTTGACCTGAACTGACATGAGgttaataataatcttaaaatgtCATCTAACATGAGTATCCACACATTTCTCTGTAGAAATATTGACAGGTTTGATTATGGGTTCTGCCCCTTATGGGGGACGTGTACAGAATTATAGCATATGCACCATATTATCTTGCCGAAATCTGGAAAGTTCTGAATTCCAATGCATTTGGTCCCAAGGACTTCAAGTGAGGGCTTGCAGTCTTGTACACATCAAGTTTCATGATGTGAAACTTGACCTTTCACTGTCCAGGTGCAAGTATAGTATGTGCTGAGGGGTAGATCAAGTCTAATCAGTAACTCTGAGGATGGGAACTTGGGCCTGATGGAATCCCAAGGCAGGGACTACATCTGCCGTGCCTGAGACAGTGTCCAGCATGAAGGGGACCGATAACTCTTTGTGGATTAAAAGAAAGTGTGAATGTAAGAAGCCTCCCATGACTGTTGGGGAGAATCTTAGGTTAGCAGCTCCTCAtttggacacttaaaaaaaaaaaaaaaagattttatttatgtatcatgggggggaggggcagagggagagaaagagaatctcaaacagactccccactgagcacagggcccaacttggggctcaaccctacaatcctgaaatcatgacctgagttgtgACCAAGGTTCAgttgtttaaccgactgagccacccaggttcctcagACACATACTTTGATAACCATCCTTGGGACACTTGTGGAACCCAGAAAACTGGGCTCTGGACAGGACTTCAGCAGCAGCACCTTTTCCCCCAGCACCCCTGTCCTCCAGAGAAGACTCTCTCAGCAAGGGGGAGTTCGATACCCAGGCCAGTCCCAGTACCTGGGTTTGCCAGAGGAAAAGGACCCTGGGCTATGggctctggcttttttttttgcatttcactCTCCACAGTGCCCTAAAGGATTGCTCCTGTCATGCCCTGTGTTGTAGGTGAGGACACTGAGAGACAAAGAAGTGGTGCGCCTTGCCCCAGCTCCCACAACTGGCAAGCAGCCCAGCTGTGTGTCCCCCAGGTCTGTCTGGCCTCTGACCCTCAGTCCATTTTGCTTTAGTCTTCTGGATCCTCGAGCCCATGGCATGAAACAATACTGGGTCCTTAGATTGGAGGGTCTCCCACTCTTCATATTCCAGGTAAGAAAATCGAGGCCCAGAGTGGGCAAAGGACACGCCCAGGGTCACTTAGCTGAGTTGGGACAAGAAACTGCCAGGCTGAAGTCCATCCCTCAGCACCACGAGTTTAGTCAGCTGGACTGTGCCTGTCTTCCCACTCTGGTACCATATGCTCAGCTcctcgctgccacatcttggctgCATGTCCCCATTGGGGGTATATTTactctaaaaaattatttactgtttacctaaaattcaaatttaacgggcagtcctgtgttttcatttgctgGCAACCGCGTATGTTTACACAGGCCTGCATGAGCGCGGGGGAACATAACACACGGTGAAAAAGAGAGAGTCCTGGcgtgcctggagggctcagtgggtagagcctgtggaacttgatctcagggttgtgagttcaagccccatgttgggttgaAGATTGctgaaataaatattcaaataacgACAGAGAGTACAGTCCGCTATTCAGTCCCATGGGGCAGAGGGGGTACCCACTGGACACAGCCACAGGCAACAGAATGGGTCCAGATTTGGATGTGCCACACGTGGGTGCGGACAGCCACAGCTGGACAGAACCCACTTCAAGCCACACACCGCCCGACGTGACAGCCAGCCTTTCCCAGACACACTCACTCCCACCCCGACAGAACTCAGGAGCCACAGTCCCCCGCCTTCTGGCAAGCAGCTGACAACGCAGACACAGTCAGCCAGTCATAGCTGCGCTGAACCCGGACAGACAGATCTGAGTCAGATCTGACAGTACAGGATTACACGGAAACCCAGACCACGATCTCTGGCGGTAGATCAGCCAGGGACAGAGAGAACCCGATGAAGACCCCGCAGGCAGGGCCAGACGGGCCAGGTCTGGCCAGAGGTTGTGCATGTGTTGTGGGGGGTCACATGTATTCCCAGCACCCCACTCGGGCAGGGGGTGGCATCAGGGGGCAGGCGCTGTGGGATGGAGAGCTAGCCCTGTCTGTCATGGTCAGCATGTGGGTGCTCCTTGCCTAGGCCGGATGCTGGATTGGCGGCGGATGACCGAGTAGCGGATGGCGATGACACAGGCCTTCTGCAGCAGAGGGATGATCTCTCCCAGGAGCAGCTCCACCCGCACCACCACCATGGAAAAGTAGTTGGTCTGCTGTGTTCCCAGCTTGACGTAGGTGCCGTCTGGCAAGACCTGGGGGACCAGAGACAGGTGCTGGGTCTGAGCCAAAGCCCCCGAATCTGTCCTACACCCATGACCATGGGGCTTCCGTCCCCTCCAGGCACACCGTCCTCAGACTGCTCGCTGGGAGCAGGTGGCTGACCGCCAGCCAGGTGCACTGGTTGTGAAACACACCTGTGCTTTCTGCTGATCTGTCCCTGCCTCCAGTGCCTGGCTCCTCTCCTGGGACACCCAGGACCTTCCCCAAATCCACAGCTAAAGGGAATGCCTGGCAACATGGGGACCTCCAGAACTTCCTCCAGCACTTGGCTCTTGTCTGGTCAGTGACTGGTTGTCCAGGCCTTACGGTAGGTACATAAGCTGGTCACCCTCAGCCCTTCCCTCGTCTCCCATCGCTTTGCCACCCTGCCCTATGACTGCTCTACCACCACATGGATCTCTGAGCATTGATCCATGAGaactctgaggctcagagaggtcaagcaacttgcccaaggtcacacagctcctaAACTGGGGCTTTACCCAGATCTGTGGGATGCCAGAGTCCCTCTAGAGTGGGGTGGGGTGCCCCAAACTCTGCTCTTTGGAGGAAGACCCAAAGCCAGCAGCATTCCACAGGGGGCCACTGTCCCTTCTTTAGGCAGTGTAGGCATGCGAGACTCCCACCTGTGCAAAGCGACTCAGCATGTTCTCTCTAGGGATCCGCACGTGGTCCAGTCGCAGGAAGCCATGGTCTATGTTGTCAAAGTCCATCTTGGGCCCGATGTCTCCAACAGTGACTCCTAGAAGGAGATGGAGATGGGAATGTCTGTGAGCCAAGTGCTTTCTGTGTGCCGGGTACCCCCCTCCCATTCCTTCCACCTCCCCTGAGCCTCACAGCAGCCTGTCACATGGGGTTATTACTCTGTTTTGCAGGTGACCAAGCTGAGGTCAGACAGGTCCTGAATGTTGCTCAAGTTCACCCAGCTGGTTAGCACCAGGTCTTTCCAGGGACCCATACCTGCCCAAGGGGGCCATGCCCCAGCTTCTCCCATGAGCTCTGGGGCCTTGGGATAGGGAGACCTGGTGGGGTCTCTCCATGG harbors:
- the ACOX2 gene encoding peroxisomal acyl-coenzyme A oxidase 2 isoform X2: MDSPVHRVSLGDTWSRRVHPDMASERFIQSFSVEQLTNILDGGAQNTALRRKVGTNLRGLETEATYDAATQEFVVHSPTLTATKWWPGDMGRSATHTLVQAQLICSGARQGMHAFIVPIRSLQDHTPLPGVTVGDIGPKMDFDNIDHGFLRLDHVRIPRENMLSRFAQVLPDGTYVKLGTQQTNYFSMVVVRVELLLGEIIPLLQKACVIAIRYSVIRRQSSIRPSDPEAKILDYQTQQQKLLPQLATAYAFHFLASNLLKFLHSSYDAIRNKDFSNLPELHALSAGIKAMTSDLCFQGSELCRRACGGHGYSKLSGLPSLVTRVTASCTYEGDNTVLYLQMARFLVKNYLQTQAIPGSTQKSLPPSVAYLTAPYLARCPAQKAADFLHPKLYTTAWAHVAARLIKDSAHHLETLIRSGADWAEAWNQTTVIHLQTAKAHCYYISVKSFTETLEKLENKPAVWQVLKRLCDLYALHGILTNAADFLHDGFLSGAQVDAVRTGYLELLGLVRKDAILLTDAFDFTDPSLNSALGCYDGNVYERLFHWAQKSPTNTQENPAYEKYLRPLLQSWKSRL